In a single window of the Desulfobulbaceae bacterium genome:
- a CDS encoding EamA family transporter gives MSKGSVELFSKLDFVGFIFHFFFLTAWGWSCIGSILLCCLFWFAALSRFELSYVAPFLSLNFMLVMILSMIFLHEAFTWNKIVGVGVITVGVMIVGSGA, from the coding sequence ATGAGTAAGGGCAGCGTGGAATTATTTTCAAAGCTTGATTTTGTAGGATTTATCTTCCATTTCTTTTTCCTTACGGCTTGGGGGTGGAGCTGCATTGGCAGTATTTTGTTGTGTTGTCTGTTTTGGTTTGCTGCACTGTCTCGATTTGAGTTAAGTTATGTTGCTCCCTTTTTAAGTCTGAATTTTATGTTGGTTATGATTCTTTCCATGATTTTTTTGCATGAAGCCTTTACCTGGAACAAGATTGTCGGGGTGGGCGTAATTACCGTGGGTGTTATGATCGTGGGAAGTGGGGCCTGA